ACTTTTCAAACCAAGGTGCTTAAACGTTTATCTTTTGTGACAATACGGCACCAATCCTTTCTATTATACCGACCACCAAGGCATTCCCCATAAAAAAGGCCCGCTTGGTATCGCTAATCCCATCTAACTGGGTGTGATTGTCCGGAAACATGTTCAATCGCTCCAACTCCATTGGAGTTAACCGGCGCAATCCTTTGGAAGTTTGCACCACATGTTTAAATCTTGATGGACTTTTACCACCTTCCCCGGTAATGATTGTTCTTGAGGCATTGTTCAAGGCATCCGGAAACACCATAGCCCCTTCACTGTAGTTATAGCTAAATCCACTTTTAGCAGTTCTGACCTCTTTTTTAGAACCTTTTAAATATTCCCACTTGGGCAGGTCTTCTTCACCGATGTAAAACTCCTTCGGGACATCCCCATTTTGAAGTATATCTTTCAAAAACGTTCTTTCCCCTTCGTAGCACGACTTAGTTTTCGCCGTAATCACTTTTCCTTCAACAAATACGCCGGTATTTTCAAAGGGTGATAGTTTTTGCCCCTTGTTGAAGTTATCCGAAAGGGAAACCAAATCTCCCTCTATAGTATATTCTCGAATAACCGAAGTGCCTTCATCAACCGGAAAGGCTTCGGCCAGGACACCATCCTGTAACATCCAATTTTTGGCATCGGACTTCCTTAATTTTTTGTAGAGCTGGGTGCTTTTGTGATAGCCCAAAAAAAAGATACGCCTCCTCCGTTGTGGCATACCATATTCCGAAGCATTGATAACACGCCATTCCACGGCATAACCCAGTTCCTCCAAACTTTTGAGCATAATGGCAAAATCCCGACCTCTTTGACTGGAAGGTGACTTAAGTAAACGGTCCACATTCTCTAAAAAAAGATATTTTGGAGGATGTTTTTTTTCCGATAGAATCCTGTGGATGCTCCACCAAAGCACTCCTTTTTTACCAATAAGGCCTTTGGAATTTTGTAAAGTAGTAGCCACCGAATAGTCTTGGCAAGGGAATCCCCCTACGAGTAAATCTGCATCGGGAATTTCTGAGGAGGGCACTTCTGAGATATCGTAATTACTATGATTTTCAGGACCAAATCGAGCCTCATAGACCATGGAGGCATGTTGTGTTTTGGTACTGGGTTCCCATTGATTGCTCCAGACAACCTTATAGTTATCGGCTTGTTCCAACCCTAGGCGGAACCCTCCAACACCGGCAAAAAGTTCTATAACGGTCAGCTTTTTCATTGATGGCTAAGGTAGCTAAATTATATAATGAGATCCAAGAACTATTTGAAGTAAAAAGGAGTAGATTCGTTATTTTTACAAAAAAACACATGCGGTTTTCTATTTATTGTTTAGTTCTGTTTTTGATATTTGGTTGCCAACCCGAACAAAAGAAAGATGTAGAAGTTTCATCCTATATTGAAGAAATCAAAAATGAATTTGCGCCGGATAAGCGAGTGGCTCTTTTCAAGATAGAAGGAGAGCAAAACCCTAAGGGTTGGACGCTTAAAGGAGAAACTAATTTGCCGGAAGCACTCATTGCCCTTAAAGAAAAATTGGAGGAAGCCAACATTGTTTATATCGATAGTATAAAAGTACTGCCAGGTGAAAATTTGGAGGGGAAACACCATGCCGTGGTATCCATTTCTGTGGCCAATTTGCGAAGCGAACCAAAACACTCTGCTGAACTTTCTACACAGGCAACACTGGGAACCCCATTAAAAGTTTGGAAAATGGAGGGAGGCTGGTATTACATCCAAACCCCTGACAAGTATTTGGCCTGGGTAAATTCCGGTGAAATTTCATTGTTGACCGATGCGGAACTGGACGAATGGATGAACCGGGATAAAATAATTTATATAGATACATACGGACATGCTTTCTCCAATGTAAGGTCCCAAACCAGGGTTTCGGATCTGGTAGCGGGCAATATTTTGGAAACAACTGGAGAAGAGGGAGATTTCTACAGGGTCAGGTTTCCTGATGGCAGGGAGGCCTATGTTCGAAAGAAAGAAGCAAAACCCTACGATACTTGGCTGGATGGCTTGGACAGAAGTCAGGAGTCGCTTGTAGAAACGTCCAAGACTCTTATGGGAGTGCCTTATCTTTGGGGTGGAACTTCTACCAAGGGCATGGATTGCAGTGGCTTCACCAAAACCGTGTATTTTTTAAACGGCATGATTATTCCGCGGGATGCTTCACAACAAGTACGTACCGGAAATGGCATAGACTCTGTCAAGAACTTTAATCAATTACAAAAAGGGGACCTACTGTTTTTTGGTAGAAAAGCTACAGATTCTACCGCGGAAAAAGTGGTCCATGTAGGAATGTGGATTGGGAACAATGAATTTATACATGCATCGGACCGAGTACGAATTAGCAGTATGGACAAGGATGCTGAAAATTATGATGAATACAACTTAAATCGATACCTACGCACCAAACGTGTCTTGAACCAAAAGGACCAAGCTTTGATTGATTTACAACGCAACTTTACCTTTTTGAATTCAAACTAAACAGCTGCCTCTTATTTACCAAAAACATGTTTTAAATGCGCATCGTCCGGTTTACGGTTTTTGCTAAGAATACTCACCACCACATAGGTAAGCATGGACAGCAAAAAGGCCGGAATTATCTCATGAATATCCTTTAGGGCCTCATAATTAAATCTGAACACAAAACGCCAA
This window of the Maribacter cobaltidurans genome carries:
- the dcm gene encoding DNA (cytosine-5-)-methyltransferase, coding for MKKLTVIELFAGVGGFRLGLEQADNYKVVWSNQWEPSTKTQHASMVYEARFGPENHSNYDISEVPSSEIPDADLLVGGFPCQDYSVATTLQNSKGLIGKKGVLWWSIHRILSEKKHPPKYLFLENVDRLLKSPSSQRGRDFAIMLKSLEELGYAVEWRVINASEYGMPQRRRRIFFLGYHKSTQLYKKLRKSDAKNWMLQDGVLAEAFPVDEGTSVIREYTIEGDLVSLSDNFNKGQKLSPFENTGVFVEGKVITAKTKSCYEGERTFLKDILQNGDVPKEFYIGEEDLPKWEYLKGSKKEVRTAKSGFSYNYSEGAMVFPDALNNASRTIITGEGGKSPSRFKHVVQTSKGLRRLTPMELERLNMFPDNHTQLDGISDTKRAFFMGNALVVGIIERIGAVLSQKINV
- a CDS encoding SH3 domain-containing C40 family peptidase, which produces MRFSIYCLVLFLIFGCQPEQKKDVEVSSYIEEIKNEFAPDKRVALFKIEGEQNPKGWTLKGETNLPEALIALKEKLEEANIVYIDSIKVLPGENLEGKHHAVVSISVANLRSEPKHSAELSTQATLGTPLKVWKMEGGWYYIQTPDKYLAWVNSGEISLLTDAELDEWMNRDKIIYIDTYGHAFSNVRSQTRVSDLVAGNILETTGEEGDFYRVRFPDGREAYVRKKEAKPYDTWLDGLDRSQESLVETSKTLMGVPYLWGGTSTKGMDCSGFTKTVYFLNGMIIPRDASQQVRTGNGIDSVKNFNQLQKGDLLFFGRKATDSTAEKVVHVGMWIGNNEFIHASDRVRISSMDKDAENYDEYNLNRYLRTKRVLNQKDQALIDLQRNFTFLNSN